From Medicago truncatula cultivar Jemalong A17 chromosome 7, MtrunA17r5.0-ANR, whole genome shotgun sequence, a single genomic window includes:
- the LOC112416640 gene encoding uncharacterized protein, with translation MSQPINKYLISIGKDILAPMSWLCVILMCFTFALSGWEGSVHDAKIFMETLRTPRLKFPYSPEGKYYLVDSRYPSFKGFMGPYRNTRRKDSSDISILENLENINELQDNEQNVSDEDDKSVPEHNEWQDPTQEDIKHIEEMRNAIRDQFPRRGQH, from the exons ATGTCCCAGCCGATAAACAAATACCTTATTTCAATAGGAAAGGATATACTAGCACCAATGTCATGGTTGTGTGTGATTTTAATGTGTTTTACATTTGCATTAAGTGGTTGGGAAGGATCTGTTCATGATGCTAAGATTTTTATGGAAACTCTTCGTACACCGAGGTTAAAATTCCCTTATTCGCCTGAAG GCAAATATTACCTTGTCGACTCAAGATATCCATCATTCAAAGGTTTCATGGGACCATATAGGAATACGAG AAGAAAAGACTCGAGTGATATATCGATTCTTGAGAATTTAGAGAATATTAATGAGTTACAAGACAATGAGCAAAATGTCAGTGATGAAGATGATAAGAGTGTGCCTGAACATAATGAATGGCAAGATCCAACACAAGAAGATATCAAACACATTGAAGAAATGAGAAATGCTATTAGAGATCAATTTCCTAGAAGAGGACAACACTag
- the LOC112416641 gene encoding L10-interacting MYB domain-containing protein-like, protein MEMKKLPQNGTITKQIFLKICVEEVDTGNRPTSHFKKDGWKNIQTKFQERTTYAYNRFQLKNRLDALKREFASFAKLVEKDTGLGWDHDKNTVKVNDDRWTAKSKDPDVLKWKIGGPKFLDLLDKCFKGQVVTGFSILKPYQDPPAFEVLGEEERVAFEGHENNMNIDNEGEDDSFEVGNNVEVNATPTPSNIGLKKRKNIGKGKMGTAEKLQRSLDRIVDGMNHKSPIFEDHYSYDKCLTMLDEIPSLVQGSHLYFSAMKLHANKDNRTTFFHLLKKDPNMAFDWLGTLSEEHHQ, encoded by the exons ATGGAGATGAAAAAATTGCCGCAAAATGGGACAATCACAAAAcagatatttttgaaaatttgtgttgaagaagttgatacCGGTAATAGGCCAACTTCACATTTTAAGAAAGATGGATGGAAGAACATTCAAACTAAGTTTCAAGAGAGGACAACCTATGCTTATAACCGCTTTCAACTGAAAAATAGATTGGATGCCTTAAAAAGGGAATTTGCATCATTTGCAAAATTAGTTGAAAAAGACACCGGACTTGGGTGGGATCATGATAAGAATACCGTCAAAGTTAATGATGACAGGTGGACTGCTAAGAGTAAG GATCCTGATGTTTTGAAATGGAAGATTGGGGGACCTAAATTTCTTGATTTGTTGGATAAATGTTTCAAGGGTCAGGTAGTTACtggattttctattttaaagCCGTATCAAGATCCACCGGCTTTTGAAGTGCTAGGTGAAGAAGAAAGGGTTGCTTTTGAAGGTcatgaaaataatatgaatattgataATGAAGGAGAAGATGATAGCTTTGAAGTTGGTAATAATGTTGAAGTAAATGCAACACCAACTCCTTCAAATATTGGtttgaaaaagaggaaaaatatcGGAAAAGGAAAGATGGGAACAGCAGAAAAACTTCAACGATCTCTTGATCGTATTGTTGATGGGATGAATCATAAATCACCAATATTTGAGGATCATTATAGTTATGATAAGTGTCTGACAATGTTGGATGAGATTCCTTCCTTAGTACAAGGATCACATTTATACTTTTCTGCTATGAAACTCCATGCCAATAAAGATAACAGAACAACATTTTTTCACCTCTTGAAGAAAGATCCTAACATGGCTTTTGATTGGCTAGGCACTCTTTCCGAGGAGCATCATCAATGA
- the LOC25498511 gene encoding agamous-like MADS-box protein AGL62, with the protein MFEKDKHILVFFKSNHNTGVRIYTHKKWLYNDSFAIQVTFLKHRSGLFKKVNELCTLCGVDVALVVFSPSKKVFSFGHPNVDMVIDRYLSGVPSQNNNTIEFIEAHRSTKVCELNAMLIQINNTLDEEKKCGDELSLSCKALKAQFWWAYPIDGMNKAQLELFKKMLVELKKLVNQHVDRSAIQGATAHTFPFSVGKDLSSNIPLHYQPNPQQIEMFSPQNFHNPMLQPHLIGFNNMGRGRYGPPGFY; encoded by the coding sequence AtgtttgaaaaagataaacacatattggttttttttaagtCCAATCACAATACGGGAGTTagaatatacacacacaaaaagTGGCTATACAATGACTCATTCGCAATCCAAGTGACTTTCTTAAAGCATCGTAGCGGACTCTTCAAGAAAGTCAATGAGCTTTGCACCCTTTGTGGTGTAGATGTTGCTCTCGTTGTATTCTCACCTAGTAAAAAGGTATTTTCTTTCGGTCATCCAAATGTTGATATGGTCATAGATCGCTATCTCTCTGGGGTCCCATCGCAAAACAACAACACCATAGAATTTATTGAGGCTCATCGTAGCACCAAAGTGTGTGAGCTCAATGCTATGTTGattcaaatcaacaacacaCTAGACGAGGAGAAAAAGTGTGGTGATGAGTTGAGTCTTTCATGCAAGGCGTTGAAGGCTCAATTTTGGTGGGCTTATCCGATTGATGGAATGAATAAGGCTCAGCTTGAATTATTCAAGAAGATGTTGGTGGAGCTTAAGAAACTTGTTAATCAACATGTTGATAGGAGTGCAATTCAGGGTGCTACTGCTCACACTTTTCCATTTTCTGTTGGTAAAGATTTATCCTCTAACATCCCTCTCCATTATCAGCCAAATCCTCAACAAATTGAGATGTTTTCGCCACAAAATTTTCATAACCCTATGTTGCAACCTCATTTAATTGGTTTCAACAATATGGGAAGAGGAAGATATGGACCCCCCGGATTTTATTGA